The following are encoded in a window of Blastocatellia bacterium genomic DNA:
- a CDS encoding integration host factor subunit alpha encodes MTKADLAHMVYERHGNVTNRDAARFVDMVFDLIKQHLVEGESIHIVGFGTLEVVSRKPRPGRNPITGERIELAARRALVFRPSRSMRSV; translated from the coding sequence ATGACAAAGGCCGATTTAGCACACATGGTCTATGAGCGCCACGGGAACGTGACGAATCGCGATGCGGCGCGATTTGTTGATATGGTTTTCGATCTCATTAAGCAGCACCTGGTTGAAGGCGAAAGTATTCACATCGTTGGCTTTGGCACGCTGGAAGTGGTATCGCGCAAGCCGCGACCGGGCCGCAACCCGATCACCGGCGAGCGCATCGAGCTAGCCGCGCGCCGCGCCCTCGTCTTCCGACCTTCGCGCTCGATGCGCTCGGTCTAA
- the surE gene encoding 5'/3'-nucleotidase SurE encodes MPKILVTNDDGIHSKGIIALAEALQPLGEVFVVAPAHEMSAASHSLTLTRPLRIEQIDDRHYAVDGTPTDCVTLAMNHILRAAPPQLVVSGINRGGNLGDDVSYSGTVAGALEATMYGLPGIAFSLVQRVEFDFSHAARFAAGLAERVLNDGLPQGTILNVNIPPGPVQGVRLTRQGTKIIHPTIIEGTDPRQRKYYWIGEESLTWNEEQGTDYEALRHRLVSITPLRTDMTDYRALDQIKERDWEAVLGNVPQ; translated from the coding sequence ATGCCCAAAATACTGGTTACGAACGATGATGGCATTCATTCGAAAGGCATCATCGCGCTTGCCGAAGCCTTGCAACCGCTCGGCGAGGTCTTTGTCGTCGCGCCGGCGCACGAGATGAGCGCGGCATCGCATTCGCTCACGCTGACGCGCCCGCTGCGCATCGAGCAGATTGATGACCGGCACTACGCCGTTGACGGGACGCCCACCGATTGCGTCACCCTGGCGATGAATCATATCCTCAGAGCCGCGCCGCCACAGCTTGTCGTTTCGGGGATCAATCGCGGCGGCAATCTCGGCGATGATGTCAGCTATTCGGGAACCGTTGCCGGCGCGCTTGAAGCGACGATGTACGGACTGCCGGGCATCGCCTTCAGCCTGGTGCAGCGCGTCGAGTTCGATTTCAGCCATGCGGCGCGCTTTGCGGCTGGACTTGCCGAGCGCGTGCTAAACGATGGCTTGCCGCAGGGGACGATCTTAAATGTCAATATCCCGCCCGGCCCGGTTCAAGGCGTGCGCCTCACCCGGCAAGGCACAAAGATCATTCACCCGACCATCATTGAAGGCACAGACCCGCGCCAGCGCAAGTATTACTGGATTGGCGAAGAGTCGCTGACCTGGAACGAAGAGCAAGGCACGGATTACGAAGCCTTGCGCCACCGCCTGGTTTCGATTACGCCGCTGCGCACAGACATGACCGACTACCGCGCCCTCGATCAAATCAAAGAACGCGACTGGGAAGCCGTTCTCGGCAACGTACCGCAATGA
- a CDS encoding protein-L-isoaspartate(D-aspartate) O-methyltransferase, with the protein MRSNRPSNDSYSASLYASHRSKMVELLRQRGIRDERVLKAMAEIPRHWFVPEAFEAQAYGDHALPIGQEQTISQPYMVARMTELLEVNQDSAVLEIGAGSGYQTAVLSAVAGRVFALERLSDLARTAQANIRRLGCYNATVKWFDGTIGWSEHAPYEGILVAAGGPEVPEPLVQQLAIGGRLVIPIGDTEQQTLIRIIRTEQGIVRENHGQCMFVKLIGRYGWQA; encoded by the coding sequence ATGAGATCAAATCGCCCAAGCAACGACTCTTACAGTGCCAGTCTCTACGCGTCGCACCGCTCGAAAATGGTTGAGCTACTGCGCCAGCGCGGCATCCGCGACGAGCGCGTGTTGAAAGCGATGGCCGAAATCCCGCGCCACTGGTTTGTTCCCGAAGCGTTCGAAGCGCAAGCCTATGGCGACCACGCGCTGCCCATCGGCCAGGAGCAGACTATCTCGCAGCCCTACATGGTGGCGCGCATGACCGAGCTGCTCGAAGTCAATCAAGACTCGGCGGTGCTAGAGATCGGCGCCGGCTCAGGCTATCAAACCGCCGTGCTGTCGGCGGTCGCCGGGCGCGTCTTTGCGCTTGAGCGCCTCAGCGACCTGGCGCGCACCGCACAGGCCAACATCCGGCGGCTCGGCTGTTACAACGCCACTGTGAAGTGGTTCGACGGCACCATAGGCTGGAGCGAGCACGCCCCCTACGAGGGCATCCTGGTTGCCGCCGGCGGCCCCGAGGTTCCCGAACCGCTCGTTCAGCAGTTGGCCATCGGCGGGCGGCTGGTCATTCCTATCGGTGATACGGAACAACAGACTTTAATTCGCATCATCCGCACCGAACAAGGCATCGTCCGCGAAAACCACGGACAATGTATGTTCGTGAAACTGATTGGCCGCTACGGCTGGCAAGCCTGA
- a CDS encoding DedA family protein produces MIAKIIEFLSGIIVAVISSLGYAGVVLLMAIESACIPLPSEIIMPFSGYLVYTGRFNLWGVGVAGALGCVLGSIVAYYIGLYGGRPLIEKYGRYILVSHHDLDLADRWFQKYGEIIVFASRLLPVVRTFIAFPAGVARMNMSRFILYTFLGSLPWCLGLAYVGQKLGEQWDKNETLKAWFHRFDFVIGILLVAGAAWWVWRHLKNARSTTAVEKAKETESARH; encoded by the coding sequence GTGATCGCAAAGATTATTGAGTTTCTTTCCGGCATTATTGTGGCGGTGATTTCGTCGCTCGGCTACGCGGGCGTGGTCTTGTTAATGGCGATTGAGTCTGCGTGCATTCCGCTCCCCTCAGAAATCATCATGCCGTTTTCGGGCTACCTGGTTTACACGGGCCGTTTCAATCTCTGGGGGGTCGGCGTGGCAGGGGCGCTGGGCTGCGTCCTCGGCTCGATAGTCGCTTATTACATCGGCCTGTATGGCGGGCGCCCGCTGATCGAAAAGTATGGCCGCTATATTCTGGTCTCGCATCACGACCTCGACCTGGCGGATCGCTGGTTTCAGAAGTATGGCGAGATCATCGTCTTCGCCAGCCGCTTGCTGCCCGTGGTGCGGACATTCATCGCCTTCCCTGCCGGCGTGGCCCGCATGAACATGAGCCGCTTCATCCTCTACACCTTTCTTGGCTCGCTGCCCTGGTGCCTCGGACTGGCTTATGTCGGCCAAAAGCTCGGCGAGCAGTGGGATAAGAACGAGACCCTGAAAGCATGGTTCCACCGCTTTGACTTCGTCATCGGCATTCTGCTGGTCGCCGGCGCGGCCTGGTGGGTGTGGCGTCATCTGAAGAACGCCCGCTCAACGACTGCGGTCGAAAAGGCCAAGGAGACCGAGTCCGCGCGTCATTGA
- the truA gene encoding tRNA pseudouridine(38-40) synthase TruA, which yields MKKTTRLISWKLTIEYDGTRYYGWQEQIGARTVAGEVRRAAETFLDQPADLLGAGRTDAGVHALAQVARLRAARRLKPLELHRGLNDHLPPDINVLRVEEATSHFDPRRDAKARYYLYQISTRRTAFAKKSVWWVKDRLDVEAMQRTSALLVGRHDFARFCDKRAAEQSTIVVVERAELGVEGDLILFRIGASHFLWKMVRRITGALVEVGRGKLSGDQFLALLDGLASDRRPPVFDAAAHTAPPSGLFLERVVYQGERPPGALAPAIAVGHV from the coding sequence ATGAAAAAGACCACAAGGCTAATAAGCTGGAAGCTGACGATTGAGTATGATGGCACACGCTATTACGGGTGGCAGGAGCAGATAGGCGCAAGGACGGTAGCCGGCGAGGTGCGCCGCGCCGCCGAAACGTTTTTGGATCAGCCGGCAGACCTGCTCGGCGCAGGGCGCACTGATGCCGGCGTCCATGCCCTGGCGCAGGTGGCGCGGCTGCGCGCCGCGCGCCGTTTGAAGCCGCTTGAATTGCATCGGGGATTGAATGACCACTTGCCGCCGGATATCAATGTCCTGCGAGTTGAAGAAGCCACGAGTCACTTTGATCCGCGGCGTGACGCGAAGGCTCGCTACTACCTCTATCAAATCTCGACGCGGCGCACGGCATTTGCCAAGAAGTCAGTCTGGTGGGTTAAAGACAGGCTTGATGTCGAGGCGATGCAGCGTACAAGCGCGCTGCTGGTCGGGCGGCATGATTTCGCGCGCTTTTGTGACAAGCGCGCCGCCGAGCAATCGACCATCGTCGTTGTCGAGCGCGCCGAGCTTGGCGTTGAAGGCGACTTGATCCTCTTCCGCATCGGCGCGTCACATTTTTTGTGGAAGATGGTGCGGCGGATCACCGGCGCGCTCGTCGAAGTCGGGCGCGGGAAGTTAAGCGGCGACCAGTTCTTAGCCCTGCTTGATGGTCTTGCGTCAGATCGAAGGCCGCCGGTCTTTGACGCCGCCGCGCACACCGCGCCGCCTTCGGGGCTGTTTCTTGAGCGAGTCGTCTATCAAGGCGAACGGCCTCCAGGGGCGCTCGCGCCGGCCATTGCAGTCGGCCACGTGTGA
- a CDS encoding Lrp/AsnC family transcriptional regulator has product MLNPIDYKILDLLQRNARMTQSEIASSVGLSQPAVAERLRKLEQEGVIIGYAARVDSRKLGKDITAFIGVRIEHPKYNKEFSRRMIQHKDVLECHRVTGTDSYLLKVVTENTETLDRLISETVRVVPGVTRTLTTIVMSSFKESTYIQPASDEQEAPKKRR; this is encoded by the coding sequence ATGCTAAATCCGATAGATTATAAAATCCTCGATCTCTTGCAGCGCAATGCGCGCATGACGCAATCGGAGATCGCCAGTTCCGTTGGCCTCTCACAGCCTGCCGTTGCCGAACGGTTGCGCAAGCTGGAGCAGGAAGGCGTCATCATCGGCTATGCGGCGCGAGTTGACAGCCGTAAGCTCGGCAAAGACATTACCGCCTTCATCGGCGTCCGCATCGAACACCCCAAGTACAACAAAGAATTCTCGCGGCGCATGATTCAGCACAAAGACGTGCTCGAATGCCATCGCGTCACCGGGACCGACTCTTACCTGCTGAAGGTCGTAACCGAGAACACCGAGACGCTTGACCGCCTGATCTCGGAAACCGTGCGCGTTGTCCCTGGCGTCACTCGCACACTGACGACCATCGTGATGTCGTCGTTCAAGGAGAGCACTTATATCCAGCCGGCGAGCGATGAGCAGGAAGCGCCGAAGAAACGCCGTTGA
- a CDS encoding PLP-dependent aminotransferase family protein: MILPLAALEESTASLAPTPEAIPRTYRFARRMSRMLVSEVREILKVTEQPEIISFAGGLPAPELFPVEAIAEAHRQVFAEEGAQAMQYSTTEGLRSLRQWIASRVAERGIQTDADRVMVTTGSQQAIDLVAKVFIDPGDEVIVENPCYLAALQSFSGFEARFVPVESDDDGMRVDQVEAALMGSRPKLIYVVSEFSNPKGTSLSAERREHLVELARRYGVPILEDDPYSELRYMGTRPLPLAAYDKEGWVIRASTFSKTLSPGIRVGWVTAANEIIQQLVIAKQAADLHTCTVEQRAVARMLETFDYDGHIANLCRVYGERCLTMRRAIEAHFPAGTKWTRPEGGLFLWVELPERIRAREVFEDALIEKVAFVTGDAFFANERRQNFIRLNFSNQQPDMIEEGIRRISRVLKRRMS; this comes from the coding sequence ATGATCTTACCCTTGGCCGCACTCGAAGAATCCACCGCGTCACTTGCGCCGACGCCTGAAGCCATTCCCCGCACCTATCGCTTCGCGCGCCGCATGTCGCGCATGCTGGTGTCTGAAGTCCGCGAGATTTTGAAAGTCACCGAGCAACCGGAGATCATCTCGTTTGCCGGCGGCTTGCCGGCGCCGGAACTTTTCCCGGTCGAGGCCATCGCCGAAGCCCACCGCCAGGTCTTTGCCGAAGAAGGCGCTCAGGCCATGCAGTACAGCACGACCGAAGGCTTGCGCTCGCTGCGCCAGTGGATTGCCAGCCGCGTTGCCGAGCGTGGCATTCAAACTGACGCCGACCGGGTGATGGTTACGACCGGCTCGCAGCAGGCGATTGATCTGGTCGCCAAAGTCTTCATCGATCCCGGCGACGAAGTGATTGTCGAGAACCCCTGCTACCTCGCGGCGCTGCAATCTTTCAGCGGCTTTGAAGCGCGCTTTGTGCCCGTCGAAAGCGATGACGATGGCATGCGGGTGGATCAAGTCGAAGCGGCGCTGATGGGTTCGCGGCCCAAGCTGATTTACGTCGTATCGGAATTCTCGAACCCCAAGGGCACCTCGCTTTCTGCCGAGCGCCGGGAGCATCTGGTGGAGTTGGCGCGACGCTACGGCGTGCCGATTCTGGAAGACGACCCGTACAGCGAGTTGCGCTACATGGGCACGCGCCCGCTGCCGCTGGCGGCTTATGACAAAGAGGGATGGGTGATTCGCGCTTCAACGTTTTCAAAAACCCTCAGCCCCGGCATTCGCGTCGGCTGGGTGACCGCGGCGAACGAGATCATTCAGCAACTCGTCATCGCCAAGCAGGCCGCCGATCTGCACACCTGCACCGTCGAGCAGCGCGCCGTCGCCCGCATGCTTGAAACGTTTGATTACGATGGCCACATCGCTAACCTGTGCCGGGTCTACGGCGAGCGATGTTTGACCATGCGACGAGCCATCGAAGCGCACTTCCCGGCCGGGACGAAGTGGACGCGGCCCGAAGGCGGTCTTTTCTTGTGGGTCGAACTGCCTGAGCGGATCAGGGCGCGCGAAGTCTTTGAAGACGCGCTTATCGAGAAAGTCGCGTTCGTCACCGGCGACGCCTTCTTTGCTAACGAGCGGCGGCAGAATTTTATCCGCTTGAACTTCTCGAACCAGCAGCCGGACATGATTGAAGAAGGCATCCGGCGCATCAGTAGAGTCTTGAAACGGAGGATGTCATGA
- a CDS encoding PhzF family phenazine biosynthesis protein has protein sequence MKKSFVIADVFTEKQFGGNQLAVFTDATGLDSETMQDLAREMHFSETTFLLPPESGGDYRVRIFTPETELPFAGHPIVGTGNVVVAERMKSWSEPTTTVTLETGVGPITVEVAIRDGRAGHTVMTQPLPAVKGTLADVSELARALSLDAAEIESTGLPVEAIHNGITVIVVPVASLAAVRRIKVDTGALERISNQMGAQTVLTFTRETELASGTVHCRVFAPAAGVVEDAATGSANGPLGYYLVQHSVIEAEAVTRILSEQGFEMHRPSLLHIEVDVDPTSHEVAGVRVGGGVVISGRGEIILS, from the coding sequence ATGAAGAAAAGTTTCGTCATTGCTGACGTGTTCACGGAAAAGCAATTTGGCGGTAACCAGCTTGCGGTCTTCACCGACGCGACAGGGCTCGACAGCGAAACCATGCAGGACCTGGCGCGCGAGATGCACTTTTCCGAAACCACTTTCCTACTGCCACCGGAAAGCGGCGGCGATTACCGTGTGCGCATCTTCACGCCTGAAACCGAATTGCCCTTCGCCGGCCACCCAATAGTCGGCACCGGAAATGTCGTTGTGGCCGAGCGTATGAAATCATGGTCAGAGCCGACGACCACCGTAACCCTTGAAACCGGCGTCGGGCCGATCACCGTCGAAGTCGCCATACGGGACGGACGCGCCGGCCACACGGTGATGACTCAACCGCTGCCCGCCGTCAAAGGCACGCTCGCCGATGTTTCGGAGCTGGCGCGAGCCCTGTCGCTCGATGCCGCTGAGATCGAATCAACCGGGCTGCCGGTCGAGGCGATTCATAACGGCATCACGGTGATCGTCGTGCCGGTCGCGTCGTTGGCCGCGGTCCGCCGAATCAAAGTGGACACAGGGGCGCTTGAGCGGATCAGCAACCAGATGGGCGCGCAGACCGTGTTGACCTTCACGCGCGAAACCGAGCTGGCATCAGGGACTGTGCACTGCCGCGTCTTCGCGCCTGCTGCCGGCGTGGTCGAAGACGCGGCGACCGGCTCGGCCAACGGCCCGTTGGGCTACTATCTTGTGCAGCACTCCGTTATAGAGGCCGAGGCGGTCACGCGCATCCTGAGCGAGCAGGGCTTCGAGATGCACCGCCCAAGTCTGCTGCACATCGAAGTAGACGTTGACCCGACAAGCCATGAAGTGGCCGGCGTGCGCGTCGGCGGCGGCGTGGTCATCAGCGGGCGCGGCGAAATCATACTCAGCTAG
- the pdxS gene encoding pyridoxal 5'-phosphate synthase lyase subunit PdxS, whose translation MTDNLIRLKTGLAEMLKGGVIMDVTDAAQATIAQEAGAVAVMALERVPADIRAEGGVARMASPKKIREIMAAVSIPVMAKVRIGHFVEAQVLEALGVDFIDESEVLTPADEEHHVDKHRFKVPFVCGARNLGEALRRIGEGAAMIRTKGEAGSGNIVEAVRHLRAITAQIRRLTVLGEEEMMTEAKQLGAPYEIVRMVAREGRLPVPNFAAGGIATPADAALCMQLGAETVFVGSGIFKSSDPAVRARAIVKATVHFNDPQAILEASEELGEAMRGLDVSKMAESDLLQTRGW comes from the coding sequence ATGACCGACAATTTGATTCGCTTGAAGACAGGGCTTGCAGAGATGTTGAAGGGCGGCGTGATTATGGACGTCACCGATGCCGCGCAAGCGACGATTGCGCAGGAGGCCGGCGCGGTCGCGGTGATGGCGCTTGAGCGTGTGCCGGCAGACATTCGCGCCGAAGGCGGCGTGGCGCGCATGGCTTCGCCAAAGAAGATTCGCGAGATCATGGCCGCGGTTTCGATCCCGGTGATGGCCAAGGTACGCATTGGCCATTTCGTCGAGGCGCAAGTTCTCGAAGCCCTCGGCGTTGATTTCATTGATGAGAGCGAAGTGCTGACGCCCGCCGACGAAGAGCATCACGTTGACAAGCACCGCTTCAAAGTGCCGTTCGTCTGTGGCGCTCGCAACCTCGGCGAAGCGCTGCGCCGCATCGGCGAAGGCGCGGCGATGATTCGCACAAAAGGCGAGGCCGGCTCCGGCAATATCGTCGAAGCGGTGCGCCACCTGCGCGCCATCACCGCACAGATCAGGCGCTTGACCGTGCTTGGCGAAGAAGAAATGATGACGGAAGCCAAACAACTCGGCGCGCCATATGAAATTGTCCGCATGGTGGCGCGCGAAGGCCGTCTGCCGGTGCCGAACTTCGCTGCCGGCGGCATCGCCACGCCGGCTGACGCGGCGCTCTGCATGCAGCTTGGGGCCGAGACCGTCTTCGTCGGTTCGGGAATCTTCAAATCCTCAGACCCGGCGGTGCGGGCTCGCGCCATTGTCAAAGCGACCGTTCACTTCAACGACCCGCAAGCCATCCTCGAAGCCAGCGAAGAACTCGGCGAAGCCATGCGCGGCCTCGACGTGTCTAAGATGGCCGAAAGCGACTTGCTGCAAACCCGCGGCTGGTAG
- the pdxT gene encoding pyridoxal 5'-phosphate synthase glutaminase subunit PdxT produces the protein MKIGVLALQGDFAAHARMLRRIGVEAVEVRRAAVLDEMDGLIIPGGESTTMLKFIEEENLGGAIKAFAASARPIFATCAGAILVAREVSNPPQPSLGLMDIAVARNAYGRQVDSFISAVETSLPGGPLEAVFIRAPKITEVGQGVTTIATLKGEPVMVRQGNLVAATFHPELSEDDRAHHLLIEMAGA, from the coding sequence ATGAAGATTGGCGTTCTGGCATTGCAAGGGGACTTCGCGGCGCATGCGCGAATGCTCAGGCGCATCGGCGTCGAGGCGGTCGAAGTGCGCCGCGCTGCCGTCCTTGACGAGATGGATGGGTTAATCATCCCCGGCGGCGAGAGCACGACGATGCTCAAGTTCATCGAGGAAGAAAACCTGGGCGGAGCGATCAAGGCGTTTGCCGCTTCGGCGAGGCCGATATTTGCGACCTGCGCCGGGGCTATTCTGGTGGCCCGCGAGGTCAGCAACCCGCCACAGCCGTCGCTTGGGCTGATGGACATTGCGGTTGCCCGCAATGCCTATGGCCGGCAGGTTGACAGCTTTATCAGTGCGGTCGAAACCAGTTTGCCGGGAGGGCCGCTCGAAGCGGTTTTTATTCGCGCGCCGAAAATCACTGAGGTCGGCCAGGGGGTTACGACTATCGCTACGCTTAAGGGCGAGCCGGTGATGGTTCGGCAAGGCAACCTCGTGGCCGCGACATTTCATCCAGAGCTCAGCGAAGACGACCGCGCCCACCACTTGCTGATCGAGATGGCCGGGGCTTAG
- a CDS encoding GNAT family N-acetyltransferase, with protein sequence MTIRDYQQADYDKLYEIDHAVFSEEVAYDHSELRSYLRARRCRTLVAEDEGEIVGFVTASAAPRRVGHIISIDVAPHRQRQRVGSRLLEAIENWLWEKGAEEIYLETAVDDSGARGFYERHGYMILEQLADYYGDTRNAYRMMKARRPSTRL encoded by the coding sequence TTGACGATCCGCGATTATCAGCAGGCCGACTACGACAAGCTTTACGAAATAGACCACGCTGTGTTTAGCGAAGAGGTCGCCTACGACCACTCCGAGCTTCGGTCGTACTTGCGCGCGCGGCGCTGCCGGACGCTGGTTGCCGAGGACGAGGGCGAGATCGTCGGCTTCGTCACGGCCAGCGCCGCGCCGCGCCGCGTCGGCCACATCATCAGCATTGATGTCGCGCCGCACCGCCAGCGACAACGGGTCGGCAGCCGGCTGCTGGAAGCCATTGAAAACTGGTTGTGGGAGAAAGGCGCTGAGGAAATCTATCTTGAAACCGCGGTTGACGACAGCGGGGCGCGCGGCTTCTATGAACGTCACGGCTACATGATCCTCGAACAGCTCGCAGACTATTACGGCGACACCCGCAACGCCTACCGGATGATGAAGGCCAGACGGCCTTCGACGCGGCTCTGA
- a CDS encoding sugar phosphate nucleotidyltransferase produces the protein MKVETGVIAAAGSGTRMLPVTRGYPKELVPVINKPAIQLIIEEYIDSGIKKIVIITGANPDPLHRQYDLSHAPARGKYPAFDAFADKLAGVEIIFEAQEGPYGNGTPLLVARRHLPEGEGFIYSYGDDILKTAVPFARQLIDTHNRTGALVAGVQQVPWEEVVRYGVVEFKPDSTINEMKDVIEKPPREEAKSNLAMFGRFLLSTEVIHILSEIPLGQSNELWLTDSVRAYIRRGGRVVAQPVTDGEWLTIGDPVNYLKTVLKYALADAEMRQAIEPTIRELLGD, from the coding sequence ATGAAAGTAGAAACCGGCGTGATTGCAGCGGCGGGCTCAGGCACGAGGATGTTGCCGGTCACACGGGGTTACCCCAAAGAGCTGGTGCCGGTAATCAACAAACCGGCGATTCAGCTTATCATTGAAGAGTACATCGATTCGGGCATCAAGAAGATCGTCATCATCACGGGCGCCAATCCCGACCCGCTCCACCGTCAGTATGATCTGTCGCACGCGCCGGCGCGCGGCAAGTACCCCGCGTTCGATGCTTTTGCTGATAAGCTGGCGGGCGTCGAGATTATCTTCGAAGCCCAGGAAGGGCCGTATGGCAATGGCACGCCGCTGCTTGTGGCGCGCCGGCACCTTCCCGAAGGCGAAGGCTTCATCTACTCCTACGGCGACGACATATTAAAGACCGCGGTGCCGTTTGCGCGCCAGTTGATTGACACACACAATCGCACAGGCGCTCTGGTCGCCGGCGTGCAGCAAGTTCCGTGGGAAGAGGTCGTGCGCTACGGCGTCGTCGAGTTCAAGCCTGATAGCACGATCAACGAGATGAAAGACGTGATCGAGAAGCCGCCGCGCGAAGAAGCGAAGTCGAACCTCGCAATGTTCGGACGCTTCCTTCTCTCAACCGAAGTCATTCACATTCTCAGCGAAATCCCCCTCGGCCAATCAAACGAGCTGTGGCTGACCGATTCAGTGCGCGCATACATCCGTCGCGGTGGGCGCGTCGTCGCGCAGCCGGTCACGGACGGTGAATGGCTGACCATCGGCGATCCGGTCAATTACCTGAAGACGGTCTTGAAGTACGCCCTCGCGGATGCGGAAATGCGTCAGGCCATCGAGCCGACCATTCGTGAACTGCTCGGCGATTAA
- a CDS encoding peptidase M18, with product MKTIQRELTCALLCAFMSAAVFAQDGSVWSSKKSGWQLLSAPQRQEVFDYAEKYKSYLKVARTALTSTREVIRQARAAGFADFTEAAQVKPGARLIINGRDRAVILAVVGTEAIASGSRLVGTHHDSPHIDLKARPLVAAPGGFALFKTVYYGGIKKYQWANEPLALLGRIDTPDGRTIDVSIGLAPGDPIFVIPDNAPHSDSELRSRTYTDVLAGEELNPVAGSIPGENGSVVGEVIRQISSKYNIKEEDFVSAELQLVPTAEPRDVGMDRGLVGAYGQDDRLSSYCAATALIDLKGTPRYTALAYLSNFEEVGSINNTGAASEFLNTTYARLIGAQRGAAYNDLDLRTARRNAQVVSADTNDGINPIFPYTQEESNAARLGYGVAIKMYGRGFNANSEFTARIRGVLDQNQIPWQTQTPRVEVGGGGTIGGFMSAQDMEVIDLGVPLLSMHATFEMSSKVDVWNFYRFMLAFYKS from the coding sequence ATGAAAACCATTCAGCGCGAGCTTACGTGTGCGCTGCTCTGCGCCTTCATGAGCGCGGCGGTTTTTGCGCAAGACGGCAGCGTCTGGTCAAGCAAGAAGTCGGGGTGGCAATTACTGAGCGCGCCGCAGCGACAAGAGGTCTTTGATTATGCGGAGAAGTATAAATCGTACCTGAAGGTCGCGCGCACGGCGTTGACCTCGACGCGCGAAGTCATCCGCCAGGCGCGCGCCGCCGGCTTTGCCGATTTTACCGAAGCCGCCCAGGTTAAACCCGGCGCGCGGCTGATCATCAATGGCCGCGACCGCGCTGTCATTCTCGCCGTCGTCGGCACCGAAGCCATCGCCAGCGGCTCGCGCCTGGTCGGCACGCATCACGACAGCCCGCACATTGACTTGAAAGCCCGTCCGCTGGTCGCTGCCCCCGGCGGCTTTGCTTTGTTCAAGACGGTCTACTATGGCGGCATTAAGAAATATCAATGGGCCAACGAGCCGCTCGCCCTGCTTGGCCGCATTGATACCCCTGACGGGCGCACGATAGATGTCAGCATCGGCCTCGCGCCCGGCGATCCGATCTTTGTGATTCCCGATAACGCGCCGCACTCGGACAGCGAATTGCGCAGCCGGACTTATACCGATGTCCTTGCCGGCGAAGAGCTGAACCCGGTCGCCGGCAGCATCCCCGGCGAAAACGGCTCGGTGGTCGGGGAGGTCATTCGCCAGATCAGCTCAAAGTACAACATCAAAGAGGAAGATTTCGTCAGCGCCGAGCTTCAGCTAGTGCCGACCGCGGAGCCGCGTGACGTCGGCATGGATCGAGGGCTGGTCGGCGCTTATGGCCAGGATGATCGGCTATCTTCGTACTGCGCCGCAACCGCCTTGATCGATTTGAAGGGGACGCCGCGCTACACCGCCCTGGCTTACCTGTCGAACTTTGAAGAGGTCGGCTCGATCAATAACACCGGCGCGGCCTCAGAGTTTTTGAATACGACCTATGCGCGGCTGATCGGCGCGCAGCGCGGCGCGGCCTACAACGATCTCGATCTGCGAACGGCGCGGCGCAACGCGCAAGTCGTATCTGCCGACACCAATGACGGCATCAACCCGATCTTCCCGTATACGCAGGAAGAGTCGAACGCGGCGCGATTGGGCTATGGCGTAGCTATTAAGATGTATGGGCGAGGCTTCAATGCCAACTCGGAGTTTACGGCGCGGATTCGCGGTGTGCTAGATCAAAACCAGATCCCCTGGCAGACGCAAACGCCGAGAGTGGAGGTTGGCGGCGGCGGCACGATTGGCGGCTTCATGTCGGCGCAGGACATGGAGGTGATCGACCTTGGCGTGCCGCTGCTATCAATGCACGCGACGTTCGAGATGTCGTCGAAGGTGGATGTCTGGAACTTCTATCGCTTCATGCTGGCATTTTATAAGAGCTAG